The following are encoded in a window of bacterium SCSIO 12643 genomic DNA:
- a CDS encoding transcriptional regulator gives MNNPIQKLDKAFNNKIRLGIMSALAVNDFLDFKALKNLLEVTDGNLASHTSALEKLDYIQISKSFIGKKPNTKYVITSKGKKAFNSHLEGLEEIIKATSS, from the coding sequence ATGAACAATCCGATTCAAAAATTAGACAAAGCATTCAACAACAAGATCCGTTTGGGGATCATGTCGGCACTTGCTGTGAACGATTTTTTGGATTTTAAGGCACTTAAAAATCTATTGGAAGTGACAGATGGTAACTTAGCCAGTCATACCAGCGCGCTTGAAAAACTGGACTACATCCAAATCTCAAAATCATTTATTGGCAAAAAACCAAATACCAAATACGTCATTACTTCTAAGGGGAAAAAGGCATTTAATAGTCACCTGGAAGGTTTAGAAGAAATTATTAAAGCCACCTCAAGCTAA
- a CDS encoding MBL fold metallo-hydrolase, whose translation MIGIVLLSIIGLIVIIGALFVNISPEFGGKYSKAKQNAYEQTGHYEKGKFLNQIETNLDLKVGDMLGTMKDFILGTPNREPDFNIPVEHVDSLSLEKDKNEPRLIWFGHSAFLLQIDNKNILLDPMFGDVPAPHPMLGNKRYSTSLPIEIEKLPHIDAIVISHDHYDHLDYGSIEKLKSKTQKFCVPLGVGAHFQAWGIAPENIIELDWWENAHIDSLEFVFTPSRHFSGRGLTDRNRTLWGSWIINGSNHKIYFSGDSGYGPHFKEIGEKYGPFDLAMVECGQYNEKWSQIHMMPEESAQAGKDLQAKKVMPIHWGAFSLALHSWTDPVERILKKSNELGLNIITPRIGEFIQVDAQNSAYHTQWWLNP comes from the coding sequence ATGATCGGCATTGTACTTTTATCCATTATTGGTCTCATCGTCATTATCGGTGCTCTATTTGTAAACATAAGTCCAGAATTTGGAGGCAAGTATTCTAAAGCAAAACAGAACGCTTATGAACAAACCGGTCACTACGAAAAAGGGAAATTCCTAAATCAAATTGAAACCAATCTTGATTTAAAGGTTGGAGATATGTTGGGAACCATGAAGGATTTTATTCTGGGGACTCCTAACCGCGAACCTGACTTTAATATTCCAGTAGAACACGTAGATTCATTAAGTTTAGAAAAAGACAAAAATGAACCTCGATTGATTTGGTTTGGACACTCGGCTTTCTTACTACAAATCGATAATAAAAACATCTTATTGGATCCAATGTTTGGAGATGTTCCTGCACCACATCCTATGTTGGGAAACAAAAGATATAGCACGTCATTACCTATTGAGATTGAAAAACTTCCACATATAGATGCCATCGTTATTTCACATGATCATTACGACCATCTGGATTATGGGTCTATAGAAAAGCTTAAATCAAAAACTCAAAAGTTCTGTGTTCCTCTTGGGGTAGGTGCTCACTTTCAGGCATGGGGGATTGCACCGGAGAATATCATTGAATTAGACTGGTGGGAAAACGCCCATATAGATTCTCTCGAATTTGTTTTTACTCCTTCGCGTCATTTTTCAGGTAGAGGATTAACAGATCGCAATAGAACTCTATGGGGCTCCTGGATTATTAATGGCTCGAATCATAAAATTTATTTTAGTGGGGATAGTGGTTATGGTCCTCATTTTAAAGAAATCGGAGAGAAATATGGGCCTTTTGATTTGGCTATGGTTGAATGCGGACAATACAACGAAAAATGGAGTCAAATTCACATGATGCCTGAAGAATCTGCACAAGCTGGTAAGGATCTTCAAGCAAAAAAAGTGATGCCAATCCATTGGGGTGCATTTTCACTGGCGCTGCATTCCTGGACCGATCCAGTGGAACGTATTCTGAAAAAGTCTAATGAACTAGGTTTAAATATTATCACACCAAGGATCGGAGAATTTATACAGGTGGACGCGCAGAATTCTGCATATCACACACAGTGGTGGTTAAATCCTTAA
- a CDS encoding helix-turn-helix transcriptional regulator produces the protein MTKKQEKILDVALQLFAAKGYDATSTSKIAKVAEVSEGLIFRHFGNKEGLLNAIMDQAMEKAEKMYEEVLIHDDPKKVIKSIILFPFQIESKEFSYWKLMYALKWQAEVYDHSGSKPVRNILIQAFKDLGYPNPTAEADLILILLDGVATNILLKKNTNLLDVQTALLNKYDL, from the coding sequence GTGACTAAAAAGCAAGAAAAAATATTAGATGTGGCTTTGCAGCTTTTTGCTGCAAAGGGGTATGATGCAACTTCTACCAGCAAAATTGCGAAAGTTGCCGAAGTATCAGAAGGGCTTATCTTCCGGCACTTTGGAAACAAAGAAGGTCTTTTGAATGCCATTATGGATCAGGCCATGGAAAAGGCAGAAAAAATGTATGAAGAAGTGTTGATTCATGATGATCCGAAAAAGGTCATAAAAAGTATCATCTTGTTTCCTTTTCAAATCGAATCTAAAGAGTTTTCCTATTGGAAACTGATGTATGCTTTAAAATGGCAAGCAGAGGTATATGATCATTCCGGCTCAAAACCTGTCAGAAACATTCTCATTCAGGCATTTAAAGATTTAGGTTATCCAAATCCTACAGCAGAGGCTGATCTCATCCTAATATTATTGGATGGTGTAGCCACAAATATTTTACTTAAAAAGAATACAAATCTACTAGATGTACAAACAGCACTTTTAAATAAATACGACCTGTAA
- a CDS encoding methyltransferase domain-containing protein, whose translation MDLVESNFNITQRHPWELSRSSIVTELIQRFVKSDRKKQILDVGSGDAYVADGFTRALNAECKCLDIGYTSDSMQKIGALYNNPDLSLYEALSQVSPKKEMDVVTLLDVIEHVPDDAALINEIISSGLVGKETYVLITVPAYQSLFSHHDALLKHYRRYDMKLLRNTTDKCGLEIIYGGYFFMSLIPPRLLQVIKEKLSPKSEEELQHLGNWEKSEWLTKTIQTILLTDYKIGELFRKLRIHIPGLSCFAVCKLKPT comes from the coding sequence ATGGATTTAGTAGAATCGAATTTTAACATTACCCAACGCCACCCCTGGGAATTATCACGTTCATCAATTGTTACAGAACTTATTCAAAGGTTTGTGAAATCAGATCGGAAGAAACAAATTCTGGATGTGGGAAGTGGTGATGCGTACGTTGCAGACGGATTTACCAGAGCATTAAATGCGGAATGTAAATGTCTGGATATTGGTTATACATCTGATTCGATGCAGAAAATTGGCGCGTTATATAATAATCCCGATTTGAGTTTATATGAAGCATTAAGTCAGGTGTCTCCTAAGAAAGAGATGGATGTTGTCACTTTGTTAGATGTGATAGAACACGTACCAGATGATGCTGCTTTGATAAATGAAATTATTTCCAGTGGATTGGTTGGAAAAGAGACTTATGTATTGATTACTGTTCCGGCATATCAGAGTTTATTTAGCCATCATGATGCTTTGTTAAAGCACTATAGACGGTACGATATGAAGTTGCTGCGAAATACCACGGATAAATGTGGTTTGGAAATCATTTATGGAGGTTACTTTTTTATGTCTCTGATCCCTCCAAGGCTGTTACAGGTAATCAAGGAAAAGCTGAGTCCTAAATCCGAGGAAGAACTTCAACATTTGGGTAATTGGGAAAAGTCCGAATGGCTTACAAAAACCATTCAGACAATTTTATTAACTGACTATAAAATAGGAGAGTTGTTTAGAAAGTTGAGGATACATATTCCCGGACTTTCATGTTTTGCTGTTTGTAAATTAAAACCCACTTAA
- a CDS encoding DUF2089 family protein, with amino-acid sequence MKKLPVQCPSCSGTLDVSELTCGQCETKIMGSYSLPILLQLTPEELTFVTEFILNSGSLKKMAVKMEKSYPTVRNKLDDIIEKLNQLQNDQ; translated from the coding sequence ATGAAAAAACTTCCGGTTCAATGCCCGAGTTGTAGTGGCACTTTAGATGTGAGTGAATTGACCTGTGGTCAGTGTGAAACCAAGATCATGGGGAGTTACTCATTACCTATTCTCCTACAGTTAACTCCAGAGGAACTCACATTTGTTACTGAATTCATTCTAAATAGCGGCAGTCTGAAAAAAATGGCAGTAAAAATGGAGAAAAGTTACCCTACGGTAAGAAACAAACTAGATGACATTATAGAAAAGTTAAACCAACTTCAAAACGATCAATAA
- a CDS encoding alpha/beta hydrolase: protein MTKFAEFKGGKIRYTDTGKGRTVVFLHGFLESSDMWKYYRTHLPKHIRSICIDLPGHGKSDNFGYNHSMEMMAESIYAVLKKEGIRKIVLVGHSMGGYAALAFAELYPDIIKGLIMYFSSAASDSDEKKINRNRAIKLVERNKESFVRNSIPLLFTEKNRVKYQKSISTLIKRANTMGIQSIIASLGGMRDRSDREIILRFAPFPVKFIVGDQDPVLPVEQLIQQAQLPEKSYLTVLKNTGHMGFIENKKATFLAVKDFLDLVY from the coding sequence GTGACAAAGTTTGCTGAGTTTAAAGGAGGTAAAATCAGATATACGGACACTGGAAAAGGTCGTACCGTAGTATTCTTACATGGTTTTCTAGAGTCATCGGATATGTGGAAGTATTATCGAACCCATCTTCCCAAACATATTCGTTCCATTTGTATTGATCTTCCCGGACATGGTAAATCTGATAATTTCGGTTACAATCATTCCATGGAAATGATGGCCGAAAGTATTTATGCGGTTTTAAAAAAAGAAGGTATTCGAAAAATCGTGTTGGTAGGTCATTCTATGGGAGGATATGCTGCTTTGGCTTTTGCAGAATTGTATCCGGATATCATTAAAGGACTCATCATGTATTTTTCTTCTGCCGCTTCTGATTCTGACGAAAAAAAGATCAATCGAAATCGTGCGATTAAATTGGTTGAACGTAACAAAGAATCCTTTGTTCGAAATTCCATCCCTTTATTATTTACTGAGAAAAACAGAGTCAAATATCAAAAGAGTATTTCCACCCTAATCAAAAGAGCAAATACGATGGGGATTCAAAGTATCATCGCTTCTTTAGGCGGAATGAGAGATCGATCAGACAGAGAAATCATTTTACGTTTTGCCCCCTTCCCAGTAAAATTTATTGTGGGCGATCAAGACCCTGTACTTCCTGTAGAACAACTCATACAACAAGCCCAACTTCCTGAAAAATCATATTTAACGGTATTAAAAAATACCGGACATATGGGGTTTATTGAAAATAAAAAAGCCACATTTCTAGCCGTAAAGGATTTTTTGGATCTGGTGTATTAA
- a CDS encoding alpha/beta hydrolase gives MKPFLTLLAIIGCFQISISQETNITFPSDNFTIEGTLSMPSGTGPFPTIILVHGSGANDRNQTLTLTGANAVCLYPNLVNATIENFKDLAQELSANGYAVLRYDKRTYTYGAQIDLKSITLDDFITDIHSAVDFVKTQPKIDTNCISLLGHSQGSNLIPIVALNRTDIQSLISLGGSSSRIDSLVAMQIRNIYYTCNHDTATGDQNYTQILNAFNLIANNSWNPNTPLMGGYPDFWKGWLQISQMAISNYQTVTVPKLFIHGMDDLNVPISDAQKMENALTGTNTDVVYLPGINHYMTSSTHPNVDSTVINSILNWKNQNSCISTDIKSEPVILPQISWWQNDSQITIQLANPLTSYSFTLYDISGKKILQRTTSAHHSIQIDKTTLSSGVYIISAETSTSQIREKIVIW, from the coding sequence ATGAAACCTTTTCTTACACTTTTAGCTATTATTGGATGCTTTCAGATTTCCATTTCTCAGGAAACTAATATTACATTCCCAAGTGATAATTTCACCATAGAAGGGACTCTATCTATGCCGTCAGGAACAGGGCCTTTTCCGACCATAATTTTAGTCCATGGTTCCGGAGCTAATGATAGAAATCAAACGCTCACCTTAACCGGAGCAAATGCGGTATGTCTTTACCCGAATTTAGTAAATGCTACAATCGAAAACTTCAAAGATCTGGCTCAAGAACTTTCTGCCAATGGCTATGCTGTACTACGATATGACAAACGAACTTATACCTATGGTGCGCAAATCGATCTCAAAAGCATCACATTAGACGATTTTATTACGGACATTCACTCTGCAGTAGATTTTGTTAAAACACAACCAAAAATTGACACCAATTGTATTTCGTTATTAGGGCATAGCCAAGGTTCAAATCTCATCCCTATTGTAGCTTTAAATCGCACAGATATACAGTCATTAATCAGTTTGGGAGGCTCTTCTTCTAGAATTGATAGTCTGGTAGCCATGCAAATTCGCAACATTTATTATACCTGTAATCATGATACTGCAACGGGTGATCAAAATTATACTCAGATTTTAAACGCGTTTAATCTTATTGCGAACAATTCATGGAATCCCAACACCCCTTTGATGGGAGGATATCCTGATTTTTGGAAAGGCTGGCTTCAAATTTCACAAATGGCAATTTCCAACTATCAAACTGTAACCGTACCCAAACTATTCATTCATGGTATGGACGATTTAAATGTTCCAATCAGTGATGCGCAAAAAATGGAAAATGCTTTGACAGGTACGAATACAGATGTTGTGTATTTACCCGGAATTAATCATTACATGACGAGTTCAACACATCCTAATGTTGATTCTACAGTCATCAACTCGATACTGAATTGGAAAAATCAAAATAGCTGTATCTCCACAGATATTAAATCCGAACCGGTAATTCTCCCCCAAATAAGCTGGTGGCAAAACGACTCTCAAATCACCATTCAACTTGCGAATCCTTTAACATCGTATAGTTTTACACTATATGATATCTCAGGAAAAAAGATATTGCAACGAACTACAAGCGCTCATCATTCTATACAAATAGACAAAACCACTCTTTCATCTGGGGTTTACATCATTTCTGCGGAAACTTCAACCTCTCAAATTCGGGAAAAAATAGTGATCTGGTAA
- a CDS encoding gliding motility-associated C-terminal domain-containing protein, translating into MIKNYTYRDFANLMWMCVLSIFLGSVTQAQTPYWMQRGGGITIDEAYDIAVDGQGNTYTTGYFTGTATFGTTSLTSSGSTDIFVVKTDNQGNFVWAQKAGGTGSDRGLAIAADFLGNTYVTGYFNGSATFGTTTITSSGLQDIFIAMYDNAGVLQWVKQAGGTGADQGSGISFNNTGGVFVTGSYKGSATFGTTTLTSPNTTSNVFVTKLNSTGAFQWAKSGKGNYNNRGVDLGCDNNGNVYVTGHFSDTITFDVQHNNQMLNAIFLIKFNSTGAEQWFRTIGAAASNIVNGIAVSSNGNSHLTGDFTGGLTFFGPPNNILTNTYSERVFIAKYNSGGTFQWAESDGSDSDLTSKNIAVDNGGNVYIGGHFKCKLDEYSDAYGSAIFNSVGGFDIYVTKYNSSGTWQYSRHAGGQAEDKCFGVAANAFGQIHAAGSFHGSINIPVSSNFSSTNLALWSDISCNGNSPYCGDPDYGKFYQMGSGGNSDVFILNGFDSNREPYDYYIRTGSGCQRDPVSVCIDSLCPDTITNCNTAVLHPISSFCASAGPVPIFNWSGGAPIAGTPNVLVNTSGTYFVTQTSGDGCFSTIDSVEVVIESSPNTPLISDDEQVNVNALVTQQIELCHPDSVVITGSGFDPSNLYWWTGPGLPAGGVYDSVITATATGVYQFHIQGPNGCEIYNQVNVSIYTSLPPFDLEIKADDTVSVCDAEAFSVQLYDSVLNPSGAPLCLGDPAYSILTYWTVNPVVPFTTSCGTYAFFNPSTTGTYTISAMLIRENFCMKDTFIVSKTIYVMVNPSPVITPFTDTIVGGPFYCPGDSVMITAMGGPNYTWTGPGVNGLTDSSIYVWQSGVYMVTSSVYDTNIYGCTAQMTVMESITIQEKPQPTITAGNTIICPNDSVVLSCDQLNGNFWEGPNGPIPGGSFIFVTDPGQYYTVVNDSDSCGLVSNTIILEQYTTPMLIPTGDTFICPGDSTLISVQATSNSIIEWQAPLAGSGMTQVIDSAGTYTCKITSCGISTYASITIHSSAVLAQISGKDLICEDSTTILSGLPGMASYAWTPGNQTTQSISVNSGGTYTLSVVDSTGCVASDTVTVTQVVVTAGISSSALGFCSGDSLTLTGTPGMDQYQWSPNQDTTQQITIYQAGTYGLTVTDSVGCPGIADPIKVIIPDTFAPITAIGAQHFCEGDSVVLKAQVTGMNQYTWYPGNEQTPTLTVYESGTYALMTTDSFGCEAYSDTFNVQMDSNHLTIPTISDDTLICAGTDVTMYASAGADSIVWYSPLGSPPIHSGDSLLQNLTSTTTFYVRTEKPPCYSEYASVTISTEDCDDIEITNVFTPNGDGINDYFSIKILGATCFKVEIYNRWGILVAELESQEESWDGTMEKTGQEVSDGVYYYILSYCRYDGENVNKTGYITLNRKN; encoded by the coding sequence TTGATTAAAAATTATACTTACCGAGACTTTGCCAATCTCATGTGGATGTGTGTATTGTCGATCTTTTTGGGATCCGTCACACAGGCACAAACACCCTATTGGATGCAAAGAGGAGGAGGTATAACCATTGATGAGGCTTATGATATAGCAGTCGATGGACAAGGAAATACATATACCACAGGTTATTTTACCGGAACTGCCACATTTGGGACGACTTCTTTAACCTCTTCAGGATCTACAGATATTTTCGTGGTAAAAACAGATAATCAGGGGAATTTTGTTTGGGCGCAGAAAGCAGGAGGAACAGGATCTGATAGAGGATTAGCCATTGCAGCAGATTTTTTAGGAAATACATATGTGACCGGTTATTTTAATGGTTCAGCCACATTTGGAACGACAACTATTACTTCTTCAGGTTTACAAGATATATTTATTGCAATGTATGATAATGCGGGTGTGTTGCAATGGGTAAAACAAGCTGGTGGAACTGGTGCTGATCAGGGATCAGGAATATCATTTAATAATACCGGAGGAGTATTTGTTACCGGGTCATATAAAGGTTCTGCTACATTTGGAACCACAACACTTACAAGTCCAAATACCACGTCAAATGTTTTTGTAACTAAATTGAATTCGACCGGAGCTTTTCAATGGGCTAAATCCGGGAAGGGAAACTATAATAATCGAGGAGTGGATCTGGGATGTGATAATAATGGTAATGTCTATGTAACCGGACATTTTAGTGATACCATTACATTCGATGTACAGCATAATAATCAAATGCTAAATGCGATTTTCCTGATCAAATTCAATTCTACAGGAGCTGAACAATGGTTTAGAACTATTGGAGCGGCTGCTTCAAATATAGTGAATGGAATTGCGGTATCCAGCAATGGGAATAGTCATTTAACAGGAGATTTTACCGGAGGCCTCACATTTTTCGGCCCGCCAAATAATATTTTAACGAATACCTATTCCGAAAGGGTTTTTATAGCAAAATACAATAGTGGAGGTACATTCCAGTGGGCGGAATCTGATGGCTCAGATAGTGATCTCACTTCCAAAAATATTGCAGTAGATAATGGTGGGAATGTATATATAGGAGGACACTTTAAGTGTAAACTGGATGAGTATTCAGATGCATATGGATCTGCAATTTTTAACTCTGTTGGAGGATTTGATATTTATGTAACCAAGTATAATTCTTCTGGAACCTGGCAATATAGCCGTCATGCCGGAGGTCAAGCAGAGGATAAATGTTTTGGCGTTGCGGCCAATGCTTTTGGACAGATTCATGCGGCAGGAAGTTTTCATGGTTCTATAAATATTCCTGTTTCTTCCAATTTTAGTTCAACCAATCTTGCTTTATGGAGTGATATAAGTTGTAATGGAAACTCACCTTATTGTGGTGATCCTGACTATGGGAAGTTTTATCAAATGGGGTCAGGAGGAAATAGTGATGTTTTTATTTTAAATGGATTTGATTCAAACAGAGAACCGTATGATTACTATATCAGAACAGGAAGTGGATGTCAGCGAGATCCGGTAAGTGTGTGCATTGATTCGCTGTGCCCGGATACGATTACGAACTGTAACACCGCAGTATTACATCCGATATCATCTTTTTGCGCATCAGCAGGACCTGTTCCTATTTTTAACTGGTCGGGAGGAGCACCTATAGCCGGAACACCCAATGTTTTGGTGAATACGTCCGGAACCTATTTTGTGACCCAAACCTCAGGAGATGGTTGTTTTTCAACCATAGATTCTGTGGAGGTCGTTATCGAGTCTTCGCCTAATACACCTTTAATTAGTGATGATGAACAGGTGAATGTCAATGCGCTGGTTACGCAACAAATAGAATTATGCCATCCGGATTCTGTTGTGATTACAGGAAGCGGTTTTGATCCTTCAAATTTGTATTGGTGGACTGGGCCAGGATTACCGGCTGGCGGGGTATATGATTCTGTGATTACTGCAACAGCAACAGGTGTATATCAGTTTCATATTCAAGGGCCAAATGGATGTGAGATTTACAATCAGGTAAATGTGAGTATTTACACTTCCTTGCCTCCATTTGATTTGGAGATAAAAGCGGATGATACCGTATCGGTTTGTGACGCGGAAGCCTTTTCTGTACAGTTATATGATAGTGTGCTAAATCCATCAGGAGCTCCATTATGTCTGGGTGATCCGGCATATAGTATTTTGACCTATTGGACCGTAAATCCAGTAGTGCCATTTACCACCTCTTGTGGAACATATGCGTTTTTCAACCCTTCGACTACAGGAACTTATACGATATCAGCGATGTTGATTCGAGAAAACTTTTGTATGAAGGATACCTTTATTGTTTCGAAAACTATTTATGTTATGGTGAATCCATCCCCGGTAATTACTCCATTCACAGATACCATTGTAGGAGGTCCGTTTTATTGTCCTGGTGATTCTGTTATGATTACGGCAATGGGCGGCCCGAATTATACCTGGACTGGCCCTGGAGTTAATGGATTGACCGATAGTTCTATTTATGTATGGCAGTCTGGCGTATATATGGTGACGTCTTCAGTGTATGATACCAATATTTATGGTTGTACGGCCCAGATGACGGTCATGGAGAGCATAACGATCCAGGAAAAGCCCCAGCCCACGATAACGGCTGGGAATACAATTATATGCCCAAATGATTCGGTCGTCCTGAGTTGTGATCAGCTCAATGGGAATTTCTGGGAAGGTCCCAATGGCCCTATTCCGGGCGGATCATTCATTTTCGTTACCGACCCTGGACAATATTATACGGTAGTCAATGATTCTGATAGTTGTGGATTGGTTTCGAACACGATTATTCTGGAACAGTATACCACACCAATGTTGATTCCAACCGGAGATACTTTTATTTGTCCGGGAGACTCTACATTAATATCGGTTCAGGCCACTAGCAATAGTATTATAGAGTGGCAAGCACCTTTGGCAGGAAGTGGTATGACCCAGGTGATTGATTCTGCCGGGACATATACTTGTAAAATTACGTCTTGTGGGATTTCAACATATGCGAGTATTACCATTCATTCCAGTGCGGTCCTTGCCCAAATAAGTGGAAAGGATTTGATTTGTGAGGATTCCACTACAATACTCTCAGGATTGCCGGGAATGGCAAGTTACGCGTGGACGCCAGGAAATCAAACAACCCAAAGTATTTCGGTCAACAGTGGAGGAACCTATACTTTATCTGTAGTAGATTCTACAGGGTGTGTGGCATCTGATACCGTTACGGTTACGCAAGTGGTGGTTACAGCTGGGATTTCTTCATCTGCCCTGGGATTTTGTTCAGGAGATTCGCTGACATTAACCGGAACACCGGGAATGGATCAATATCAATGGAGTCCAAACCAAGACACCACGCAACAAATCACAATTTATCAGGCCGGAACATACGGTTTAACTGTTACGGATAGTGTGGGCTGCCCAGGAATTGCGGACCCAATTAAAGTGATTATTCCTGATACGTTTGCACCGATAACTGCCATTGGCGCACAACATTTTTGTGAAGGTGACTCAGTAGTGCTAAAAGCACAAGTAACGGGAATGAACCAGTATACATGGTATCCCGGGAATGAGCAAACACCAACTTTAACCGTATACGAAAGTGGTACCTATGCATTGATGACCACTGATTCATTTGGGTGTGAGGCATATTCCGATACTTTTAATGTGCAGATGGATTCGAATCATTTAACTATTCCAACAATATCGGATGATACTCTGATTTGTGCAGGAACAGATGTAACGATGTATGCGTCAGCAGGAGCAGATTCAATCGTTTGGTACAGCCCTTTAGGTTCCCCACCTATTCATTCAGGAGATTCGTTATTGCAAAATTTGACTTCTACCACCACATTCTATGTGCGTACAGAGAAACCACCATGTTATAGTGAGTATGCTTCGGTTACGATTTCTACGGAAGATTGTGATGACATTGAAATTACTAATGTATTCACGCCAAATGGTGATGGAATAAATGATTATTTCTCCATAAAAATATTGGGAGCAACATGTTTTAAAGTAGAAATTTATAACCGTTGGGGCATCTTAGTTGCAGAACTGGAAAGTCAGGAAGAAAGTTGGGATGGAACTATGGAAAAAACTGGACAAGAAGTTTCTGATGGAGTGTATTATTACATTCTAAGCTACTGTAGATATGATGGCGAGAATGTCAATAAAACAGGTTATATCACCCTGAATCGTAAGAATTAG
- the creD gene encoding cell envelope integrity protein CreD, with translation MENEQNGFVDKARHWAKTSIMLKMITIGFLIVILLIPESMIQSLIRERSYARDGAVNEVSNKWGQSQTITGPILTIPYESEVFKDGKLRKVKQFAHFLPSKVLIDGAVNPHQKHRGIYDIILYDTDLKVSGQFDKLDLSSLNLEDEDMIWEEAKIAIGISDLRGLTDVIQLNWDGDKIPMNPGVENAQMINSGVHTIINIPEKRNQNEDGTFTISRAFENISFSYSLQVNGSSNLRFTPIGKQTTVDLNSNWPSPKFDGAFLPQSHDVNDSGFVCQWKVINLNRNYPQQWVNSNYHINNSDFGVDLILPVDEYQKSLRSAKYASLIILLTFLAFFFIEIANNKRIHPLQYILVGAALVLFYSLLLSISEHFGFNIAYSISTVMIAGLIGMYSSFIFKSGKMASFLTAGLGGIYCFMFFVLNSEDYALLMGSIGLFVILSIVMYATRNINFYKSA, from the coding sequence ATGGAAAACGAACAAAACGGATTTGTAGACAAAGCGCGCCACTGGGCCAAAACCTCCATCATGCTCAAAATGATCACCATCGGTTTTTTAATCGTCATTCTATTGATTCCAGAATCGATGATTCAATCTCTTATTCGTGAGCGCTCATATGCCAGAGATGGTGCAGTAAACGAAGTCAGCAATAAATGGGGTCAAAGTCAAACCATCACCGGACCCATTCTAACTATTCCATATGAAAGCGAAGTTTTCAAAGATGGAAAGCTTCGAAAAGTGAAACAATTTGCACACTTTCTTCCTTCTAAAGTGCTTATTGACGGAGCAGTGAATCCACATCAAAAACACCGTGGAATTTATGACATCATACTCTATGATACCGATCTAAAAGTTTCCGGTCAATTCGATAAACTTGACCTATCCAGCCTTAATCTGGAAGATGAAGATATGATCTGGGAAGAAGCTAAAATTGCGATTGGTATTAGTGATCTCCGTGGACTAACAGACGTAATTCAACTCAACTGGGATGGAGATAAAATCCCTATGAACCCAGGTGTAGAAAATGCCCAGATGATTAATTCAGGCGTACATACCATTATTAATATTCCTGAAAAAAGAAATCAAAATGAAGATGGCACATTCACGATATCCAGAGCATTCGAAAACATCTCTTTTTCATATAGCCTTCAAGTAAACGGAAGCAGTAATTTACGGTTCACACCTATTGGTAAACAAACCACTGTTGATCTCAACTCAAACTGGCCTTCACCAAAATTTGATGGAGCCTTTTTACCACAAAGTCATGACGTCAATGATTCCGGATTTGTATGTCAATGGAAGGTAATCAACTTAAACAGAAACTACCCACAACAATGGGTGAATAGCAATTACCATATCAATAATTCTGATTTTGGTGTAGATCTGATCTTACCCGTAGACGAATATCAAAAATCATTAAGATCCGCCAAATACGCAAGTTTGATCATACTACTCACTTTTCTGGCATTTTTCTTTATCGAAATTGCTAACAACAAACGTATTCACCCACTTCAATACATATTGGTGGGTGCAGCATTGGTCTTATTCTATTCCCTCTTACTCTCCATTTCTGAACATTTTGGGTTTAACATCGCCTATAGCATTTCAACAGTAATGATTGCCGGATTAATTGGCATGTACTCATCATTCATTTTTAAAAGTGGTAAAATGGCATCATTTCTAACCGCAGGCCTGGGAGGTATTTATTGCTTTATGTTCTTTGTTCTTAATTCTGAAGATTACGCGCTGCTTATGGGAAGTATCGGTTTATTCGTCATTCTTTCTATAGTGATGTATGCCACCCGAAATATTAATTTTTACAAATCAGCTTAA